A stretch of DNA from Jatrophihabitans endophyticus:
GGCGGTGCTTGAGCCACGCTTCCGTTTCCGGAGGTCCGTTTCGTTTCGGGTGGGTCGTGCCGATCGCCGCACGCGACGCAGTGACCCAACACTGGCTTTACGTTCGGTTGGATGGGACAGTCGGTGCGTCCCCTCGCATCCGGTTCCTCGGAGGTCCGATGTCGCGCCGCCCGTCGCCCGGTCGCCGCCGCCCGTTCGCCGTGCTGGTCCTCGTCGCGCTGGTGACCGCCGGGGTGCTTACCGGCGCTCCCGCGGCGCAGGGCGCGGCGACGCACCGGCCGGTGATCGTGCTCGACCCGGGCCACAGTCGCACCGTCTACGCCGTCGACGAGCGGACCGGTCTCGTCGTCTCGGACTACGAGAACGAGCCCGAGATGCGCGACGTGTTCGCGGTCGCGAAGCTCGTCGCGGCCCGGTTGCGGCACGACGGCTATCGGGTGGTGCTGACGAAGACGCGACTGCACCAGCGTCGGACCCTCGCCCAGCGCGCGGCGGTCGCCAACCGGGTCCACGCCGCGCTGGCGCTGAGCATCCACGACCAGGCCGGCCGCTCCGGCGGCGTCGGGTTCCGGGCCGGCAACAACATCGTCTACTACCAGTCCGTCGGGGCGTATCGCTCGACGCCGAGCGGCCGGCACGTCGTCTTCCGCGACAAGGCCGTGGCGAAGCGGAGCAAGACGTACGCACGGATCTTCGCGCGGCAGCGTCACGCCGTGCAGCGCGCGACGGTGACCTCGCGGCGCAACGTCGGGTACGACCTCGGCTCGCGCGGCCTCGCCGGCGGCAACATGTGGATGGTGCAGCTGCTCTCCCGGGTCCCGTGGATCTACAACGA
This window harbors:
- a CDS encoding N-acetylmuramoyl-L-alanine amidase — its product is MSRRPSPGRRRPFAVLVLVALVTAGVLTGAPAAQGAATHRPVIVLDPGHSRTVYAVDERTGLVVSDYENEPEMRDVFAVAKLVAARLRHDGYRVVLTKTRLHQRRTLAQRAAVANRVHAALALSIHDQAGRSGGVGFRAGNNIVYYQSVGAYRSTPSGRHVVFRDKAVAKRSKTYARIFARQRHAVQRATVTSRRNVGYDLGSRGLAGGNMWMVQLLSRVPWIYNEAGGNSRGRVGLTAADRRTYAQALVRSVEACVPVPHRT